CGCGATGGGCGCGCCGTTGAAGAGCCACTGATAGGACAACTTCCCCGAACCCTCGGCCGCAACCGCGAACGTGACGGCTGATCCAGGCCTGACATTCTGCCCCTCCGGATGGCGCACAATCGTGGGCGGCGGCAGCACCTTCAAGGTGGCCGCAGCGCTCTCGACGGAGCCATGACTGTTCACGACCACGACCGAGTACTGGCCGGCGTCGCTGACGTTGGCGGGGTTCAAAACCAGCAGCGCATTCGTGGCTCCCGAAATGTTCGCGCCGTCTCGACGCCATTGGAACTTCAACGCGGAACTTGATCCGGCGTTCACCTTCACATTCAGATTGACTCGCGCGCCTCCAACGACGGTTTGGTTTTCGGGTTGAGCGGCAATTGACGGAATGCCGCCGGGTTCAGGGCTTCGTCCGGGTGAGGGCAGGGCGGCAAGCCAGTTGGCTCCATCCTTTCCAAATAGCAAATCTCCCTTGTGTTCGAGCGAAGCTCCGCCGCCGTCGGCTGCCGCGGGCCACGGCGCAGTATCGCGATAATGCACACGATCTACGACGACGAATGAAACCTCGCTGCTGTCCCGATCCTCGTCGGCCGGCTTCAACAAAGTGATTTCCCCCGCCGAATTGTCCATCTTGCCACGAAAGGGTCCGAGGACCGGGATCGAGGCGCTCAATCCCCACTTCTTCCGCCAGCCCGCCAATCGATTCGTTTCCTGAAGTGGGTCAAAGCTGACGAGGATCGCGGTGTGGTTGGCTTCCAGGACAAAGTCGTTCGGAAAATCATAATCCACCGTGCCGCGCAAACGCCAGGCACGTCCGGGCACAGAGGCGGCAAAAGAGACAGGGGCGTTGCGGATGTTCGCGATTTCGATGAACTCATCTTCGTCGTTGTCCCAAAAGGCGCCGTTCTCGAACAGGTCGGGCGGATGATACAGGATCTCGCGCAGGACCGCCGGGCCAATTCGCGGCCCGCTATTCGGAGCGCCAAGCGTGGGAGCAGCCTGCGCGACGAAGTGTTCCGATCCGTCGCCGGCCACATGGCGTCCCCAACTCACGCCGGTTTCGGAAGCGCCGAACTCAAACCCATGCGCGTAGCCGAGCAACGCGCCCGAGACGTCCGCAGCGAACAGCCAGATCGCGTCGCCGCGGCTGCTCAGTTGGAAGGCATTCGTTCCCTGAGAAGCCGCGCCAAACGCGGACCCGCTCACTACCCACCACGCGCCCGGAGCGAGGACGGTTTTGTTCGGGATCCGATATTTCCTCGGTTGCCGCGGATCATCAGTGAGGAACCAGCCGGCGATATCGACCGACGTGGCGCTCGGGTTGAGCAATTCGACAGCGTCTTGCTGATTCGATGCGGGGTTCGCCAGAATCTCGTTGACGACGACGCGAGGCCAATCAGCCGCGGGCGAGTTCTCTCGACCGGGAGAGCCCAGCGCAATGCTGCTCGGACCCCAGGCATCCCGAGTGTCCGCGCTTGCGCCGGGCGCAAGCCGAACCAGCGTGAACCCCAGGCCCGCGGTCGCAGGGTGCCAGGCGGAGTCGTAGGCGAATTCCAGGAGCGGATTCCCGGCCGCGTCTTCGAGCCGGAGCGTTTGACCACGATCCGCGAGGCTGCCGCGGTAAGTCCCGGCGATGTTGGAGAGAACTCCGTAGCGCAAGGCAAAAGCGTCCGAATTCTTCACGAGCAGGAGTTGCGCGCCCGGCGCGAGTTTGTGGATCGCGGAGTTGGTAAAGGTGAAAGTGATTCCCCGAGTGAAACGGCTGCCGAACAGATCAACGGTTCGGGAGTTGACATTCTGAATTTCGACAAATTCAAAATCCTGCGCGGTCACTCCGGGCCTCGCTTTGAGTTCCGTCGTGGTGGGAGCCGTCGGCAGATAATTCAGTTCGCTGACGACCAGATCGCCTTTCGTCGCCGGCGCCTCCAGGAAATACCGCGCGGTGACAGGTCCGGACCAAGGTCTGCCCAGCGGCGGATGACCGCCTGCGGCGCCCGTGAGAAAGGGGCGATTGGCATCGCGAGCCCGCGCCAGGAGCCGTGTCTCGCCGGTGATCGTAATGGGGCCGGTGTAAACCCAGGCGTTCGGAGCGACGCTGCCGTGCAACGCTCTGGGGTCGCTGCCATCCAGCGTATAAAGAATCGTCGCCCCTGCGGGAGCAGTAATTTCCACTTGAGATCCCGAAACCACTTGTCCGCTGCGTTGCAGAATGTCTGGCCGCGCCACGAAATTCGTTTCCATAAATCGGATGCGCCGCGCGAGCCAGTCTTTGAAGTAGGCGATGTCGCCTTCCTGAGTGCCGCCGCGCTTGGGTTGCTTCCACCGGACCTGATCGCGCACGGCAGATTCCTTGACCTGGTCGTTGAGGCGGTCGATGAGCGCCATCAAACCGGGAATGCTGTAGGGGCCGGCATTCAATTCCTGGAAGCGATCGATGTACGCTTGCCAGAAGTTCGGGTCCAGAAACAGGCGTCCCCACCACGGATAATAGAAAAAGCCTTTGCCGCCTTCCCACTGCAACGGCGCTTCGTGACGGACCTCCGCCCAACCGAACGCCTTATCGAAGTCCCAGATGGGGCCGAAGGTGATCGGGCCGTTGCGCGGTTTGTAAAAATACGTGCTCAGCCCCAGGCCGTCCCCGTTGACCGAGATCACCTGCATCAGATGGAAATCAATCCAGGATCCGGCGTCGATATAGGGGGCGTAACCCGTGACTGGATTCGTCCAGTGCGCGGAATCGAGGACGGCGGTGAACTCGTTCAAGTAATTCGCCAAATACCTGCGCTGGGCTTCGCGTGGCGGCGAGGTCATGACTTCGTGAGTGGGTTCGGTATAGACAAAGCTTTGGCCCCCGGCGGTGAAGCCCTGCGGACCGTCGATGTTGCGGTCGATGCTCAGCAAGTAACCGCCCGTGATGGCGGGAGGCGCGACGTCCTGGTCCGTCAGCTTGTCGATCGCGACGCGATTAGGGTGGATGCTGATTCGCTCGAGAATATTGTAAACGCCGAAATAATTCGTGGGCGCGATGGTTGCCTGCGGAGTGCCGCTGGGTCGTTCGTTCAGATATAACTCGGCAAAGCGGAAGCGCGCGGCGTAACGCCCCGCGGCCTGGCTCATGGAACTCGCCAGCGGATCGGCAATCAGCGTGGTGTCGGTGAAATAAGGCGCATGAAAAGTCCACTCTGCGCCCGCCGGCATTCCCAGGAGCGGAATCTCGCGCTCTCGATCATCCTCGTCCCAGCAATCGAGCGCCCAATTGTATTTGGGATTCCCCGCGCTGCTGGAGCCGCGGATTTTCAGGCCGGCGCGGAAGATCAGATCCGGCTTGTTCGTGAAAGAAGCCCGGCCGCGCCTGGGCTCGTGGACGAAAAGGATGCAACCTTTCTTGAAATTCTCATTGAAGCGTCCGGCGCCATAACTGTGCACCAGAATCAGCGGCAGGTCTGACGAAACGTTCCGCATCTCCGGCGCCAGCCGCGCGTAAGCCTCGGTGCGCACGCGGCCCGGCAGGAAGCCAGGTTGGAACAGCCGGGCGCGGATTTGCGTGCTGTTCGTGATTTGAAGCGGCCCCTGGTAGAGCAATGCAGTGGGTCCGGGAATCGTGCCATCCAGTGTGTAGCGCACTTCGCCCGATGGCGAAGGTTCCGCCGGCGTGATCTTGAGTTCGAAGCTGTCGATGAAGATGCGGCTCGCGACCGAAAAATTCAGGCCGCCCGAAGTCCCCTTCGCGCCGGAGACATTGGCCACACCGGGCGTCGGCGCCGCGAACGAACGCACCGCATTCGTCGCATAGCGCAAGCGGCGCGAATGAATCTCCGGCGCGATCAGGAGGTCGCCGTCCGCCGGATCGCGGTTGAAGGCATGGATCGCGAGCACATTCGTTCCGGCGCGAAGGCTCTGATTCAACGCCAGCGAAGGAAAATCCTCCGGCGTCAGGACCGCGTCGTTGGTGCGGTTGAGCGAGGAAATCGTGCTGAAGGAAGGTGATGCATTTTGAGCGAGGCCGCGGCGCGCCACTTCCGTCCCGTTCAAATAAGCCACGAACCCGTCGTCGTAGCGCAGCGTCAGGGCGAGGTTGGGCAAGGCTTGAGGATTTGCGACCGCGAACGCAACGCGAATGAACAACCCGGCGCGTTGCGGCGACGCCCGGTGCAGCAGGTCCTTGACATCGGTCGCGATCAAAGATGAAAGCGCTGAAGGCGAATTGGTGTCAAAACCAAGACCGGTCTTGCCCGAACTCCACGCGCTGTCATCGAAAGCCGGCAGGGTCCAGAGATTGGACAAGGAATTGTTCGTCGGGACGAAATAGCGCGCGGACGCACCCCGCGAAAGAACCGCGCTGGAAGTTTCCACTTCAGCTTCCACGCCCTGCGATTGATCCACGAGCTGCGGCCCGAAATCATATTGGTGTACGACCGTGATGTGATCCGGTTTGATCAAGGCCAGCGATTCGCCATCGCTGCTGAGCTTGAAGTTCGTGTGGAGCGGTCGGCCGGGAATCCGCCGGTCTTGTGCTGATGCCCAAACCAACAGGTGCTGGCCCGCGAGGAGGTTGGTGGCGGGAAACACCCAGCGGGATTTGTTCTCCAGCGAATCCGTCAAAGCGTAGCCCTCCAGGTTGATCGCTTGGGAAGTGCCGTTGTAGATCTCCACGTAATCGGACGACTCGCCAAAGTCATCGCGGATGGCGCTGGAGTTTGCGGCCAGGAATTCGGAAATCACCAGTCCTTCCTGGGCGTGAACGAGGCAACAGGAACAGGCAAAGAACACGCAGTGAAAGACAATCCATGGCCGCAGCAAGAATCTCCGGGGGGCGTTCACAGGCGTCAGGCTGTCGCGAGACCTTTCGATTTTCAATCGCGAAATGGGCGAAATCCTGTTAGGGGCGCCTTGAGACCGTCGCCGGCAGGGCGGAGCTGCCGCTCCGCCACAGCTTTCGTGAGATCAGTTCCAGCGAAGACTCTGCGTGCGCCGGGCCAGCAGAAGGCGAGATCGGCAGATCGGCGTAGGTGTTTAGCGTGGTAGGGACGGATTCCACTCCGTCCCTGACTAATCCTTGAGGCGTCTGTTGAAGGGAGAGACGGACAAAGGAAAAACCAGGAAACCTCCGTTGGCACATCGTCTCTTTCTGGGCGGCGGTCTGCCTCAAGGCTTGATTGGGGACGGAGTGGAATCCGTCCCTACCAACGCTAAACACGTACAGACCGGCCGGTCTGCCCGACCGATGGGGCGGCTCAGGCTTTCTGTGCCTGAATCATCCCGCTCTGGCGCGCGTAGTTGAAGAGGCCTCCAGCGTCCACCACAGGCCGGACATCGCCTAACGGCTTGAATCGATACGCCATGCCTGTCTTCTCCACCGTCACGGTAGCGGCATCCAGATCGACTTTCACCACATCTCCGGTCTTGAGGATTTCGCACAGGCGATCCAGGCATTCGCAGGGATACAGTTCGCCGGTGGCGACGCAGTTGCGGAAGAAAATCCGGGCAAAACTCTCCGCCAGCACGACTTTGGCATTCGCCGAGCCGAGCGCGATCGGGGCGTGTTCTCGCGAACTGCCGCAGCCAAAATTCCGCCCGCCCACGACAATGGGATAACGGCTGTCCACCTGGCCTTCGTCAACGAAGCGAATCGGATAAAGCGCATCCGGCAGCCCGCACATCGCATAGCTGCCCAGCTTCTCGTATTCGTCCGAAATGGTGGGCACGAGCGTCAAATACTGCGCCGGGATAATCTGATCCGTGTCGATATTATCCC
This genomic window from Verrucomicrobiota bacterium contains:
- a CDS encoding 3-isopropylmalate dehydratase translates to MQSVFTGPVYVVGDNIDTDQIIPAQYLTLVPTISDEYEKLGSYAMCGLPDALYPIRFVDEGQVDSRYPIVVGGRNFGCGSSREHAPIALGSANAKVVLAESFARIFFRNCVATGELYPCECLDRLCEILKTGDVVKVDLDAATVTVEKTGMAYRFKPLGDVRPVVDAGGLFNYARQSGMIQAQKA